CTCggacgattttttgtttttgtttaattcgctCTTGCGTTTTTACGCGGATTTGACTGTACTTGGACTTAGAATATGGCCCTTCTTTCGTGGTTTTTATTGTTCTGTTTTAGCTCGGTTGAAGTCTTGAATATGGTGTAAAACTGGCGCTGAGACTCTGAGTGAACGATGGATCAATGgccgaaatttcttttcttgcaCAGATAATCCGTAGACCCTCTAAACTCCTGTGCGTATTTCTTTCTTACGACGACAAATGTGGTATTGGGTTCAGGAATGAATGTGTTAAGAGGTAGAAAAGACGAGAAGGAGACGATTGCTTCACGTATCGGCGatttatgattcacttcaggttatactcttcaatgagtatagagaagagaaacgggcaaggtAGATTTAGTCCCAAACATACCGAAAATTTGATAGTGATGTTGTATCGGCTTCCATCTGGATGACCATTGACAATTTCAACAACCTTGGAAGAGACAAGTTTTGGCTAAGCATACGTTGCTCTTAAACCTTTACAAACAGCAAGCTTATCACGATATAACTAGATTGTAAATGTAAAAAGGACTTTTACTTTCCGTGACGTTTTGAATAAATCCGGAATTTTCGGACTTTAGgctttttcgtgattttccGATATTTTCCGTGACTTTCGTGAAGTAACTTTACTCGACTTTCCGGATTACTTTGTGACTTTTTTCGGCACTGGGCCACGACTTTCCGCATACCATGAGTACGAAGAGCAACATACAAATATCACTAACATTTGCCATTTTAAACACTACAAACctcaaaaaaacattgaaaaattaaagttcCATACAATGGATGAGTTTAGAATGTTAGTCACTGTAGAACAAGGTCGTAGTCCCCCCTACAACTTTAAAAATCCGTAATATAAAGACTTTTGTTGTGTAGTTCATCGCATAAGTTACAAcacgagaaaattttcaagctACACGCAACAGAGCTTCTAGATCAAATGCAACAATAATGGAAAATACTGATGAAAACATTGGTAACGCCACTCATTTGTCGCTTTTATTTGATCATTTTAATCATCAAACTTGAATTTACAGAAAACCTTCGTCGAAATCTGACAGAATCCAACGCCGATTTCGTTCGTCTTTCCAATTATGTTGCTCGCGTCATCAATGACAATCAAAAAGCGACCAGAATGTCGGCTAACAAAATTGAACGTCTGGAGGCGAGccaaaaaattctggaaagTCAACTTGAGTTGGCTGTCAGCGAGAAGTTTGAAAGCGAAGGAAAATTGTTGCAGGTTCAGGTTAAACGTGACAATTTTGAACGTGAACTGAACGAATTGAAACAGAGACacgaaaaacaacaaacaaaactgaagCTCCTGCGACAGGAGATCGAGTCGACGAGTgaacagaaaaaagaaatttttgccaaatttaaGCTGGTGCAAAGACAGGAAAGGATGCACGATGATGTCGTTGAAGAGTTGAAGAAACAATTGGAAGAAAAAATGAGCGGATTTTCTATTGAAGATACTTCCGGGAACAACACTTTACTCCTTGAACCAACGAATGCAGAGGCAGAGCCAGCCAATATGTCTGTTGATATGGTTGTAAATAAGCAGAGTGTGCCAATCACAGATAATCAAGTTGCTGGTTCAACAAGTATTACTGTAGTAGGACAGGTGAATAATGACGAGCCAAACTGGGCAGATTCCGTTTCGGCAGAGTCTCATTCAATGAAAAGCTTATCgggtaaaaatgcaaaaattttaaccaatttcgtatttaaaataaagaaaaattcttatttaaGATTACAACCGTTGTCCAACAGTGGAATCCGTTTTGCAAGGTACGCCAGGCAGACCACAGGTAAGGAAGAACAACGTAAATTAGAAAATGTCTAACTATTCGGCTATAGGTTGTCTTAACTCGTTTAACAATGCGGAAGACATCAGGAACCATAATCAAATGTTCAACATCAACGTCAATCACATCACGTCTGGCCAGAAGAAAGGCGATTGAATTTTGTAAGCTTGCGGAAATAAAACAACCATCAACGGCGCTCACTGAACGATTAACTTGTCAAGCGGCTGTGGAAGGACGACCCAAAAGAATATTAAGATGCACTTTGTGCTCGATGCGGTTCGTGAGCACACCGTTGCAGCCATTGTGTGGCTGTCAAATTAGAAACGATTTGTAAGAGCAAATCATGTTTTCTATTCACGATGGGAATTAAATGGGATAaagaatttgtaaattttggcGGCTGTGCCTTTTTTACTTTGATCACTTTGCAGCAAAAGGAATAAGCATGACAAATTTATCGAACAACACATCGACGTCAAACAATAAGAATTCCCGGATTTGGGGATTCGAGATGATTTCTCTAGCCCTTCCCTCCCCAACTTCCATCAGGTTTTTCTGCTGGCCCCATGATGGTTCCTACATTTTGAGGCTCGAGGTGATTTCTCTTTCATATATTTACTACTTTCGGATTTTTGTGAAGAATAATTGAGCCCATTCATcatccagctaaaaattgaGTCATGGCACTGCTTCTGGTATTAACAAAGCAAATATTGGGAGGCTTATCGTAATATTTGGGCTTTACAATTCTTTCGTATGGACAGGAGTCAAGCTAAATTTGGAAGCCTTTTGACGTCTGACATGCGAGTGTTAATGCCAGAAGCGTTACATCGGGTAGGTCCTTTAAGATGAATACTTAGTGAAGAATGCTTGAAAAATACAGACGGATTTCACGAACGAACTACACGAAGTTAGTTCTCAGATGAAGTTTTGGTGTGCAGGAAACGTACTGGTTTTTTGCACTTTACAATTAGCTCAAATTTTTCATAGCAGACTCATGTACTTACAAGAGGAAGAATATGTTCCAGAAGATGTTTTTCGAAACccttaaaattttctcatgaAAATTCTGAGCGAATCGTA
This window of the Bradysia coprophila strain Holo2 unplaced genomic scaffold, BU_Bcop_v1 contig_324, whole genome shotgun sequence genome carries:
- the LOC119079300 gene encoding protein Spindly-B-like, which translates into the protein MENTDENIENLRRNLTESNADFVRLSNYVARVINDNQKATRMSANKIERLEASQKILESQLELAVSEKFESEGKLLQVQVKRDNFERELNELKQRHEKQQTKLKLLRQEIESTSEQKKEIFAKFKLVQRQERMHDDVVEELKKQLEEKMSGFSIEDTSGNNTLLLEPTNAEAEPANMSVDMVVNKQSVPITDNQVAGSTSITVVGQVNNDEPNWADSVSAESHSMKSLSDYNRCPTVESVLQGTPGRPQVVLTRLTMRKTSGTIIKCSTSTSITSRLARRKAIEFCKLAEIKQPSTALTERLTCQAAVEGRPKRILRCTLCSMRFVSTPLQPLCGCQIRNDL